In a single window of the Papaver somniferum cultivar HN1 chromosome 8, ASM357369v1, whole genome shotgun sequence genome:
- the LOC113301319 gene encoding mitogen-activated protein kinase kinase 5-like has translation MRPIQPPPPLQSASSSPLPCGTNRTDSNRNRRRPGLTIPLPKRDTSSALPLPLPLPLPLPPSTSSSSSSSTTIVSPQPTQLTQLSFSELDKERRIGSGSGGTVYKVKHKPTGKFFALKVIYGNHDEAVRKQICREIEILRQVNNPSVVNCHGMFDNNGEIQVLLEYMDGGSLEGIHISNERNLAHLSHQILLGLSYLHRHKIVHRDIKPSNLLINARKEVKIADFGVSRILAQTMDPCNSAVGTIAYMSPERINTDLNEGVYDGYAGDIWSLGVSILEFYLGKFPFNVSRQGDWASLMCAICIAPPPEAPPTASREFRSFLSACLQREPSKRWTAEKLLLHPFITQNRVINIPNQKSPNHDHQVHLLQQQLQHHQLLQQQQHPHPQQQNPQQQQQFLPPPQHLG, from the coding sequence ATGAGACCGATTCAACCCCCACCACCATTACAATCAGCATCCTCATCCCCATTACCATGCGGTACCAACAGAACCGATTCAAATCGAAATCGTCGTCGTCCTGGTTTAACAATCCCTTTACCGAAACGTGATACGTCTAGTGCTCTTCCTTTACCTCTCCCCCTTCCTCTACCTCTCCCtccttcaacatcatcatcatcatcatcatcaacaacaatcgTTTCACCACAACCAACTCAGTTAACTCAACTGAGTTTCTCGGAACTCGATAAAGAAAGAAGAATCGGTAGTGGAAGCGGTGGTACAGTTTATAAAGTAAAACATAAACCGACAGGGAAGTTCTTTGCTTTGAAAGTGATCTATGGTAATCATGATGAAGCAGTAAGAAAACAGATCTGTAGAGAAATCGAAATCTTAAGACAAGTTAATAACCCTAGCGTTGTTAATTGTCATGGTATGTTTGATAACAATGGTGAAATTCAAGTCTTATTAGAATACATGGATGGTGGTTCTTTAGAAGGTATTCATATCTCTAATGAAAGGAATTTAGCTCATTTATCGCATCAGATTTTATTGGGTTTATCCTATTTACATCGTCATAAAATCGTTCACCGCGATATTAAGCCTTCCAATCTGTTGATTAACGCCCGAAAGGAAGTGAAAATTGCTGATTTTGGTGTTAGTAGAATCTTAGCACAAACAATGGATCCATGTAATTCAGCTGTAGGTACTATTGCTTATATGAGTCCTGAAAGAATCAATACAGATCTAAATGAAGGTGTTTATGATGGATATGCTGGTGATATATGGAGTTTAGGGGTTTCTATATTGGAATTTTATCTGGGCAAGTTTCCCTTTAATGTTAGTAGACAAGGTGACTGGGCTAGTTTGATGTGTGCTATTTGTATAGCACCACCACCTGAAGCACCACCAACTGCATCTAGAGAATTTAGATCGTTTTTATCAGCTTGTTTGCAACGAGAACCATCTAAAAGATGGACTGCTGAGAAATTACTACTTCATCCATTTATAACTCAGAATAGGGTGATCAACATCCCAAATCAGAAGTCCCCAAATCACGATCATCAAGTCCATCTACTTCAACAGCAATTACAACACCATCAGttacttcaacaacaacaacatccacATCCACAACAGCAAAAcccacaacagcagcagcaatttcttcctcctcctcaaCATTTAGGTTGA